The Brassica oleracea var. oleracea cultivar TO1000 chromosome C7, BOL, whole genome shotgun sequence sequence TTGAAAGACAAGTCACTTATGTTTTCTCTTTTAGTTTGTTGCTGAGACTTATCCATATGATAGTGATAACGACTTCCTCTAATCCTCTCATTACACGTAAAAGCTTTATCGCATTATCGTCTAATTAATATTGGGGTGTATTAATTTATTTATTTCTTATTGCTTTCACATGAGTTCGAGAAAATGATATGTGTCAAGTTAACATATAAAATCATATTTTTGCGACGTGAAACAATAGTAAGGATATTGATGTATATGTAATTATGCATCCATCTTTTCGCATACCTGAGAAAGAGTACCTTTTTTTTCCCCTCTGCAAAGGAACTGAGAGTTTGGTTAAAAAAAAAGAGAAGGAATTGAGAGTATTAATATGCAAAATGGCAATTACGTAATTTGAAGAAAACCACAAAAGAACTAAATGTAATACAAAATAAGTGAAAAGGTGTAATCAAACCATCCCTTGACACCTACTCTACCTTTATAAATGATAACTCCTCCTCTTCTCCCAACACATCTTCTTCTTGTTGCAAATAAAGTGAGACAAAAAAACATCAAGCTATTCATTCTAAGAGAGAAGATCAAAATTTAGAGAGAGACCAAGAAACATGAATAACCAGAATGTAAATGATAATAACCTTCTTCTCATTTCTCGGATGTACCCGAATGTCTATGCTTCATCAGTACCACAACAAGGTTTGCCCATTCTACAGTTCTAATCATTTTTATATCATTGTAGTTATTTAACAAAAACCCATAACTGGTTATACAAATATCTTGTGTCTTCTTTGTTTTTTTTTGATAATATGTTTATCTTATTTTAGTCTTTTCACAAACTTGTATGATACTAAGAGGGCTTAAAGAATTGAGACTATTTGTTAAGTTAAAACATTAGTTTTGATGGGCTTGTTCTTGGTCTAGCAGTAGATTCAAAACCAGTGCGTCCGAGGAGGAGGAGGAAGAGCAAGAATGTTGAGATGGCCCAGGAAGGTGGAGATGGAAGCAATGGGTGGTTTAGGAAGAGGAAATTGAGTGATGAGCAAGTAAGAATGCTGGAGATGAGTTTCGGGCTTGAGCATAAGCTTGAGTCTGAGAGGAAAAACCGTCTTGCTTCGGAGTTAGGGCTTGATCCTCGTCAAGTGGCCGTCTGGTTTCAGAACCGCCGTGCACGGTGGAAGAACAAGAGGCTTGAAGATGAATACACCAAACTCAAGAACGAACACGAAAACGTTGTCGTTCAGAAGTGTCATCTTGATTCTGAGGTGCGTGATAGTCTTCTCTTTCTAAAAGAATACATTATTTTGTCATAAACTATTTAAAAATATATGCTAGAGTGTTTTTTTCTTTTTTTTGGAAAAGGGCTAAGATATATGATAGAGTTGTAGGTTAATGAAATTCTGGTTATACTAACATATAACAAAGATTTAGATATTTTTTATATAATGAAATTTATTTTAAAGATAAAGGAAATTAATACCAAATATAGCCGAAACACATTGTAAGAAATTGTGTGAGAGAGAGAAAGAAACCAAAATTTTGATCGAGTTTCAGATTTGTTTTGTTACTTTTAGTCTATAAAGTAGTAAATAGTACAAATTAATAAAACTATATATTATTTTTTGTTATACAAAAGAAACAAAATAATAAAGAAGTGACTTGCAAAAACCAAAAGAATAAATAAAATAAAGTGTCATTTTATGAAATTATCTTTCCGTACAACTTTCTTTGTTTTCTAATGGTCACTCACTGGCTTGTCTTAATCACTGGGCCTCTAATCACCAGGCCCACAAATAACACTCATCAAATCAACTCATAAAAACTTTTTTTTTTTTGGTAACACTCAAACTCATAGAACATTATTAGCTATTTATGGTAAAGTATTTTAGCTAATCAAATCAACTAATTATTTCAGGTTCTTCACCTAAAGGAACAGCTTTATGACGCTGAAATAGAGATTCAACGGTTGGCACAAAGAGTCGAAGGAGCCTTAAGCAACAGTCCGATCTCATCTTCTATCTCCGTCGAAGCCAATCTGACTACGCCCTTTTTTGGAGATTACCAAATCGGAGACGACGGTGAAGGTTACGAGAACTTGTTCTACTCGCCGGAATATATCGATGTATTAGAATGGATGAGCCAACTTATGTGAAAACAACTAGTTAACTTAATTAGTATAAAGTTCGTAAAATGATAGGGGTTATTTGTGATAACTAGGTTATATATATATATATATGATTGGTCGCTATCTATAACGAAGCAGATTAGCAGAATGTAGATAGAACAATGGGTCTGATTAGATTGTGTAATATTGTGCATATCTTCTCTAAGCATAATTGCTTAGTTATTAATTAGGTTGAAAGTTGCTTTAATTAGTTTGACAGTATGGTCAATGTTGGACAAAAGATATAAATTATGATTTCTCTTTCTTGTAAGATGTTTAATACATAAAATTACTTGCTATTCATGGTTGCGGCAAATCTTTAATTTTCTTTCAAGATACTATCTTTGAGAAAATTATACTCAAATATATGTGCATTGTTTAACAAAATCATATACACAGTATATACAAAGAAATCATTAAAGTATAAACTAATCCCTGATTTCTTATCCAGGAAATAAGTATCCAACAACAAGTTATCTATAATCAGAACAATTTAACTACTAAAACTCAACCGTAACATACTATTAAAAGAGAAAATTACAATTAGCAACCAAAAATAATTTGCCAGAAGAACCATTAAAACTGTATGACGACATATTTGATGATGGTTACGAGCACTTGAAAACAATAAATAGTTTGTTGTCAATTAATGCATTATAGTTCTGTATATAAGTATTATAGATACGTGATAAATTTAACTAAGTAGTGAAGATTGCGTTGCTTTTTTTTCTTTTTTTTTGAAGATTGCGTTGCTCATTATTGTTTAGTCGCATGATATGAATTATTGTGTTTCGAAAAAAAAGAATTATTGTTTCAAGAAAAATAATTATTGATTAGGAGGATTTTATTTTGTTTCTGCAGTGCACGACTTGATTGACAAATTTAATATTTACTAAGAAAACTTGGTAAAAAAGAGTTATATCTACAAATCCTATGAGATAAACAAGTACGTTAGATAATTTCTTAACAAGAATACGGACACTGGTTGTCATAATAATAAAAAGAAAGGAATACGGACATATATATTTATAAGAAAAACTAATACTTAATTTTCAATAGAAAAACCTTATTAATAACACCAATAATTATACAACGTAATATAATATATAATAGAACCTGTATAGATAATGGGTTTTCTTTAAAAACGTTTTAATCATCATCTACCACATTTAGTGGCATGACTTAGAAAACTAACGGCTAAAGGTATCGCATTCGCATATCATATACAAACAAAAACAAAACGACGATAAAAACTTTAATATTTTAAGGGTCGAAGATAATATTTGCCAAAATTTAGAAAAGATATTCGGATAAAATGGAACTCAATTAGGTAATAAATAAATGTGGGTTCACCTCATGTGACCACAAAATTGGATAGCTTAGGACTCTAGGACGGTCCAATATTGACTCTAGCTAGAATATATCTTGCTATTCTTTTTTTTTTCACTGAAACTTTATTAAACGGGTCATGGTTCAAACCGGACCAAGCCCAACATAACAAACAAACAAAGGCTCAAACTACAGGTCTAAACATAACAAACTCTTTGGGCCGTAAGCCCAGAAAGAGGAAACCCGTTGAGAAAGGCATCCACACGTCCCACCACGTGGACAAACGCCCGGCGTCCTGAAACACGCGTCAAGGAGAGATCGGACCGCCTTCCACCGGTGGGGAGACTCGACGAAACTCCGCCGTCAAGCAGAACCTTACCGATGAAGAACAACACACTAAGGAACCATCTTTACGCTTGTTCAAGTCGCACACCGGATCTATGTTTCCAGAAGAACTAATCGCCTACAATCGATCCCACCACCGTCAATCTTCCTGCTAGAAAAACTGTCACCTTTAATGATAGGTGGAAGCTCGAAGATGAACCGACTCGCGAGGAGGAGAGGAAGCGATGACATCGAGGCTGAGGAAAGACAGGCGATTGGACAAAGAAGAATGGGAAACATCGATCAACGAAACCGGGAGAACCCCGGAGTAAAGCTGCCGTCGCCATCGAGAATAACGCGACGCGGAGTCAAAAGCCGGACAGCTCCGTCGAAGAGACCGCAAGCCACCGGAAACAAAAGCCGGCTATACTCGTCGAACTGACCGAGTATACCAGAGGCAGAGTCGCCAAAAGAGACCGGCGACAATCAAAGGAGCTTTATCTCGATCTCTTCTTCGTGAAGGATCCTAGAGAGAAAACGAAGAAGAGAGAGAAGCTCGAATCTTTTATATATCTTGCTATTCATATCTTACTATTATCAGTTTCTTATTTGAATCAAAAAGATTCGGATAATATATGACGTCTGTCCATGTCTAGAAACATGCATAAATATAATATATAGAACCTTGTCACTAGTTTTTTTCATACCAAGCTAAACTGTAAACCTAAGAACAATTAAAAAGGACACTACAAGAAAACACAAGCTTAACGAGGAAAATTAACGAGGAATATTTTTCCTCGTTAATTTACGTCGACTTTACGAGAAAATTACGAGGAAAAATAAAATCAGCGTTATTTCCTCGTAAAATAACGACGAAACAGTTTCGTCGTAAAGTCGATGTAAAGTGATGTGGCTTTTACGAGGAAATCGTATATCGTCGTACATTCCACGTAAACTTAGCGTGGTCTTTACGAGGAAATAATTTACGTCTACTTAGCGACGAAATTTTGAATCCACCAACTTTGTTTGTCACACGTTTTTTTTTCGGCCAGCTAACTAATTTTCGTGGTAAATTCGTAGGAAAATTACAACTACCAGATTTGAAAATTTTCTATAAATAGGGATGTTTGAACATCATTTTAAACACACCAACAAAAAAAAAAGTGAAAGAAAAAAAAATGGCTGGCTCCGGGAATATTTTCGAGTTGTGGAAGTGGATGTATATGCATAGAGATGCTAACGAGAGAGTGACGAAAGAATACCTTGCGGGGCTGGAGACATTTATGCATCAAGCAGATTCAACACCGCTCGCCCAAGAAAGTGGTAAGATGTTCTGTCCTTGTCGGAAATGCAACAATTCGAAATTGGCAAACCGTGAAAATGTTTGGAAGCATTTAATAAATAGAGGTTTCACGTCAAATTACTATATCTGGGTTCAACATGGAGAAGGTTATAATTATGATCAGAATGAAGCTAGTAGTAGTAATAGCAATTTTCAGGAAGAACCGGTTGATCATCATTTGCATAATGAACATAGTTACAATTAGGAGGAGATTGTAGATTATGATGAGGTTCATGATATGGTAGCTGATGCATTCGTAGCTCATGATGAAGACGAAGAACCTAACATAGATGCAAAAAAGTTTTAGGAAATGTTAAATGCGGCGAATCAGCCACTTTACAGTGGTTNNNNNNNNNNNNNNNNNNNNNNNNNNNNNNNNNNNNNNNNNNNNNNNNNNNNNNNNNNNNNNNNNNNNNNNNNNNNNNNNNNNNNNNNNNNNNNNNNNNNNNNNNNNNNNNNNNNNNNNNNNNNNNNNNNNNNNNNNNNNNNNNNNNNNNNNNNNNNNNNNNNNNNNNNNNNNNNNNNNNNNNNNNNNNNNNNNNNNNNNNNNNNNNNNNNNNNNNNNNNNNNNNNNNNNNNNNNNNNNNNNNNNNNNNNNNNNNNNNNNNNNNNNNNNNNNNNNNNNNNNNNNNNNNNNNNNNNNNNNNNNNNNNNNNNNNNNNNNNNNNNNNNNNNNNNNNNNNNNNNNNNNNNNNNNNNNNNNNNNNNNNNNNNNNNNNNNNNNNNNNNNNNNNNNNNNNNNNNNNNNNNNNNNNNNNNNNNNNNNNNNNNNNNNNNNNNNNNNNNNNNNNNNNNNNNNNNNNNNNNNNNNNNNNNNNNNNNNNNNNNNNNNNNNNNNNNNNNNNNNNNNNNNNNNNNNNNNNNNNNNNNNNNNNNNNNNNNNNNNNNNNNNNNNNNNNNNNNNNNNNNNNNNNNNNNNNNNNNNNNNNNNNNNNNNNNNNNNNNNNNNNNNNNNNNNNNNNNNNNNNNNNNNNNNNNNNNNNNNNNNNNNNNNNNNNNNNNNNNNNNNNNNNNNNNNNNNNNNNNNNNNNNNNNNNNNNNNNNNNNNNNNNNNNNNNNNNNNNNNNNNNNNNNNNNNNNNNNNNNNNNNNNNNNNNNNNNNNNNNNNNNNNNNNNNNNNNNNNNNNNNNNNNNNNNNNNNNNNNNNNNNNNNNNNNNNNNNNNNNNNNNNNNNNNNNNNNNNNNNNNNNNNNNNNNNNNNNNNNNNNNNNNNNNNNNNNNNNNNNNNNNNNNNNNNNNNNNNNNNNNNNNNNNNNNNNNNNNNNNNNNNNNNNNNNNNNNNNNNNNNNNNNNNNNNNNNNNNNNNNNNNNNNNNNNNNNNNNNNNNNNNNNNNNNNNNNNNNNNNNNNNNNNNNNNNNNNNNNNNNNNNNNNNNNNNNNNNNNNNNNNNNNNNNNNNNNNNNNNNNNNNNNNNNNNNNNNNNNNNNNNNNNNNNNNNNNNNNNNNNNNNNNNNNNNNNNNNNNNNNNNNNNNNNNNNNNNNNNNNNNNNNNNNNNNNNNNNNNNNNNNNNNNNNNNNNNNNNNNNNNNNNNNNNNNNNNNNNNNNNNNNNNNNNNNNNNNNNNNNNNNNNNNNNNNNNNNNNNNNNNNNNNNNNNNNNNNNNNNNNNNNNNNNNNNNNNNNNNNNNNNNNNNNNNNNNNNNNNNNNNNNNNNNNNNNNNNNNNNNNNNNNNNNNNNNNNNNNNNNNNNNNNNNNNNNNNNNNNNNNNNNNNNNNNNNNNNNNNNNNNNNNNNNNNNNNNNNNNNNNNNNNNNNNAACAAGAAATTGATGACATCCTTCTCATTGATCCGCATAATCACGAGTACGAAGATCTTACCGACGATGCCACAGAGGAAGCTGTTGAAGTCGAGTTTAATGAAAATGATGATGTTTCTAGTGATGACGAGAATGTTGATGTATCGGATTGATGTATTTGATTTTGTGTAAGGTAATGTGGGAGTTTATTTTATAAATAAGATATTGAGATACTAAGTTAAGGAATGGGGTTTTGAATGGAAAGAATAGATTGAGGTGAAAGAATATATTGAGTTTAAAGGGTAGATGGGTTTGGGGTTTGGAATATATGAAGTAGAAGATAAGGAATATGGGGTTTGGGGTTTTGGATTTTAGGGATTTAAACATAATACTCGTTAATTCCTCGTAAATAAACGTGGATATAACGACGAAATATTAAAAAAAAACGCGAGACTCGTTAATTCCACGTAAGAAGAAATCGTCGTAAAGCACTCGTAAGTCAACGAGGAAATAACGACGAAATATTAAAAAAAAACGCGAGACTCGTTAATTCCACGTAAGCGCAAATCGTCGTAAATCCCTCGTAACCAAAAAAAAGAAAGCTGGTCTTGCTAATTCCTCGTAGAATAAAAACTAGAAAAAAAGAAGAGAAGAGAAGAAAGATAATGGAATCACATGTGGCGAGACTTTCGTAAGTCTAGCCCACATGTGTTCCAATATCTTTCTTCTCTTCCTTTTTTTTCAAATATTTCTAATTTTAAAAGTATTTTGCTGAGTTGTGTGATTTGAGATAGGGTGTGATTTGTGAGATTTGTGAGTTTGTGTGTGATTTGTGAGTTTGTGTGTGGTTTGAGAAGGAAAGTTGCGGGTATTTATAGAAAAGCGGGGCTCGCTAATTCCTCGTAAAATGTTGACTCGTAAATTCCACGTAAACTTAGTCGTAAAAAACTCGTAAACCTAAACACGGGCCTTTGTAATTCCTCGCTACTTCCTCGTACAATAAAACACGGGCCTTTGTAATTCCTCGCTACTTCCTCGTACAATAAAACACGGGCCTTTGTAATTCCTCGCTACTTCCTCGTACAATAAAACACGGGCCTTTGTAATTCCTCGCTACTTCCTCGTACAATAAAACACGGGCCTTTGTAATTCCTCGCTACTTCCTCGTACAATAAAACACGGGCCTTTGTAATTCCTCGCTACTTCCTCGTACAATAAAACACGGGCCTTTGTAATTCCTCGCTACTTCCTCGTAC is a genomic window containing:
- the LOC106304061 gene encoding homeobox-leucine zipper protein ATHB-21-like isoform X1: MNNQNVNDNNLLLISRMYPNVYASSVPQQAVDSKPVRPRRRRKSKNVEMAQEGGDGSNGWFRKRKLSDEQVRMLEMSFGLEHKLESERKNRLASELGLDPRQVAVWFQNRRARWKNKRLEDEYTKLKNEHENVVVQKCHLDSEVLHLKEQLYDAEIEIQRLAQRVEGALSNSPISSSISVEANLTTPFFGDYQIGDDGEGYENLFYSPEYIDVLEWMSQLM
- the LOC106304061 gene encoding homeobox-leucine zipper protein ATHB-21-like isoform X2, with protein sequence MNNQNVNDNNLLLISRMYPNVYASSVPQQVDSKPVRPRRRRKSKNVEMAQEGGDGSNGWFRKRKLSDEQVRMLEMSFGLEHKLESERKNRLASELGLDPRQVAVWFQNRRARWKNKRLEDEYTKLKNEHENVVVQKCHLDSEVLHLKEQLYDAEIEIQRLAQRVEGALSNSPISSSISVEANLTTPFFGDYQIGDDGEGYENLFYSPEYIDVLEWMSQLM